Proteins found in one Panicum hallii strain FIL2 chromosome 4, PHallii_v3.1, whole genome shotgun sequence genomic segment:
- the LOC112889636 gene encoding uncharacterized protein LOC112889636, protein MAGAISHHALASTQSCGWSAQNSRFEKRTGNVRLVYEGSCRSGSRKLGLVCASGSQSSVVEPVKLPSDGNSSHTPKKSSESALILIRHGESLWNEKNLFTGCVDVPLTPKGVEEAIEAGKRICNIPIDVIYTSSLIRAQMTAMLAMMQHRRKKIPIIMHNENEQAHRWSQIYSEETNKQSIPVITAWQLNERMYGELQGLNKQETADRFGQEQVHEWRRSYDIPPPNGESLEMCAERAVAYFKEQIVPQLVAGKHVMVAAHGNSLRSIIMHLDKLTSQEVISLELSTGIPMLYIFKEGKFIRRGSPVGPSEASVYAYTRTLAKYRQKLDNMVQ, encoded by the exons ATGGCTGGGGCTATATCTCATCATGCGCTAGCATCTACGCAATCCTGCGGGTGGAGCGCCCAGAACTCTAGATTCGAGAAGAGGACGGGCAATGTGCGCTTGGTTTATGAAGGAAGTTGCCGTTCTGGCAGCCGGAAACTTGGTTTAGTCTGCGCATCGGGCTCGCAATCTTCTGTCGTTGAGCCGGTTAAGCTACCATCGGATGGCAACAGTAGCCACACCCCCAAGAAATCAA GTGAAAGTGCTCTTATATTGATTCGGCATGGTGAATCGCTGTGGAACGAGAAAAATCTGTTTACTGGCTGCGTTGACGTGCCCCTGACACCAAAGGGTGTTgaggaggccatcgaggcaggGAAAAGGATTTGCAATATCCCGATCGATGTGATATATACTTCGTCACTGATTCGTGCTCAGATGACCGCAATGCTTGCCATGATGCAGCATCGGCGCAAGAAG ATCCCAATCATCATGCATAATGAGAATGAACAAGCTCACAGATGGAGTCAGATATACAGTGAAGAAACAAATAAACAATCCATTCCTGTCATAACAGCTTGGCAATTGAACGAACGAAT GTATGGTGAGCTACAAGGCCTTAATAAACAAGAAACTGCAGATCGATTTGGCCAAGAACAAGTTCATGAGTGGCGCCGCAGTTATGATATTCCTCCCCCAAATGGTGAAAGCCTAGAAATGTGCGCTGAGAGAGCTGTTGCTTATTTCAAAGAGCAG ATTGTTCCTCAACTTGTGGCTGGAAAGCATGTAATGGTTGCTGCAcacgggaattcacttcgtTCAATTATAATGCATCTGGACAAATTAACTTCTCAGGAG GTAATAAGCCTTGAGCTATCTACGGGCATTCCTATGCTTTACATATTCAAGGAAGGAAAGTTTATTAGACGGGGAAGCCCAGTAGGACCTTCTGAGGCAAGCGTTTATGCATATACCAGA ACCTTGGCTAAATACAGACAAAAGCTTGATAACATGGTTCAGTAA
- the LOC112890545 gene encoding syntaxin-22-like gives MSFQDVEAAGLPPRPPPPPQAVVAHCVFQINTKVSALRRLADELACGGRWGDARDVRERIRRARAEATRLARNTARRLADPGAAAAVGPRLAMDFQAALREFQWVQGRIIEADRQETAAAAARRARAPPMFRPPSPPSYGSSQLNNAAAGPGTRGADQQRDIQMQQQQLVESRRTQELSLLDNEITFNEALIEEREREICKIQQEISEINEIFRDLAKLVHDQQGAIDVVESNIETAAMETSKGEEELSRAAQTQESNSSMKCLLVTVLGFLMLIFALVFIA, from the coding sequence ATGAGTTTCCAGGACGTCGAGGCGGCGGGCctcccgccgcggcccccgccgccgccgcaggccgtGGTGGCGCACTGCGTGTtccagatcaacaccaaggtgtccgcgctccgccgcctcgcgGACGAGCTCGCCTGCGGCGGCCGATGGGGCGACGCCCGCGACGTCCGGGAGCGCATCCGCAGGGCGCGAGCCGAGGCCACGCGCCTGGCGCGGAACACGGCGCGGAGGCTGGCCGAccccggcgccgcggccgccgtcggGCCCAGGCTGGCCATGGACTTCCAGGCTGCGCTCAGGGAGTTCCAGTGGGTGCAGGGCCGGATCATCGAGGCCGACCGCCAGGaaactgccgccgccgccgcccgccgtgctcGTGCGCCGCCAATGTTCCGTCCCCCGTCGCCGCCCAGCTACGGCTCGTCACAATTGAACAATGCCGCTGCCGGCCCGGGCACACGCGGCGCCGATCAGCAGCGCGACATAcagatgcagcagcagcagctcgtggAATCACGGAGGACCCAGGAGCTGTCCCTGCTGGACAACGAGATCACCTTCAACGAGGCTCTCATCGAGGAGAGGGAGCGGGAGATATGCAAGATTCAGCAGGAGATCAGCGAGATCAACGAGATATTCAGAGACCTTGCGAAGCTCGTCCATGACCAGCAAGGGGCCATCGATGTCGTCGAGTCCAACATCGAGACGGCCGCCATGGAGACGAGCAAAGGGGAAGAGGAGCTCTCGAGGGCCGCGCAGACGCAGGAATCGAACTCGTCGATGAAGTGCTTGCTGGTCACTGTTCTTGGCTTCCTAATGCTGATCTTTGCGTTAGTTTTTATAGCGTAG
- the LOC112890547 gene encoding agamous-like MADS-box protein AGL104, with product MGRVKLQIKRIENNVNRQVTFSKRRNGLIKKAYELSVLCDIDIALILFSPSDKLNHFSGRRSIEDVITKYINLPEHDRGGIVRNREYLIKTLTQLKRESDIAEQLTPNKGPVDSNIEELQHEIRKYQHQVQALEERLRMFEPDLVALASMNEVEATEKFLMETLTRVEERKKYLLCNHMGPFDPSPADMQQRHRRRHVWVQVFGLLPAPPQQHEQQGDMGVSAFGVGGDVVSWFADAMPGAGPSIFAGPDPILAFRDQAIFDSLRRDAGVDPGMAAMCHVDQHGGGPSDDWQQAYTSAELLSALIPSTPFPLDDQVADSMAPVLAPPMVPPPPHVHEQVEASAGSCSNVPPPGGDSAAAAAQEQQHGLPDGAVNIG from the exons atgGGGCGCGTGAAGCTGCAGATCAAGAGGATCGAGAACAACGTCAACCGGCAGGTCACCTTCTCCAAGCGCCGCAACGGCCTCATCAAGAAGGCCTACGAGCTCTCCGTCCTCTGCGACATCGACATCGCGCTCATCTTGTTCTCGCCGTCCGACAAACTCAACCACTTCTCCGGCCGACGCAG TATCGAGGACGTGATCACCAAGTACATCAACCTCCCGGAGCACGACAGAGGAGG AATAGTTCGGAACAGAGAG TATCTGATCAAGACGCTCACGCAACTCAAGCGCGAGAGTGACATAGCCGAGCAACTCACACCCAA TAAAGGGCCAGTGGACTCCAACATAGAG GAGCTCCAGCACGAGATCAGGAAATACCAGCACCAGGTGCAGGCCTTGGAGGAGCGCCTCAG GATGTTCGAGCCGGACCTGGTGGCGCTGGCGTCCATGAACGAGGTCGAGGCGACCGAGAAGTTCCTCATGGAGACCCTCACCCGCGTAGAAGAGCGCAAG AAGTATCTGCTGTGCAACCACATGGGCCCGTTCGACCCCTCGCCCGCCGACATGCAGCAA AGGCATCGACGCCGCCACGTATGGGTGCAGGTCTTCGGCCTgctgccggcgccgccgcagcagcacgAGCAGCAGGGGGACATGGGCGTCAGCGCGTtcggggtcggcggcgacgtCGTCTCGTGGTTCGCCGACGCGATGCCGGGGGCGGGGCCGTCCATCTTCGCCGGGCCGGACCCGATCTTGGCCTTCAG AGACCAGGCGATCTTCGACTCGCTGCGGCGGGACGCGGGGGTGGACCCGGGGATGGCGGCGATGTGCCACGTGGaccagcacggcggcggccccagCGACGACTGGCAGCAGGCGTACACGTCGGCGGAGCTCCTCTCCGCGCTCATCCCGTCCACGCCCTTCCCCCTGGACGACCAGGTGGCG GACTCGATGGCCCCCGTGCTAGCGCCCCCgatggtgccgccgccgccgcacgtgCACGAGCAGGTGGAGGCGTCGGCGGGGAGCTGCTCCAACGTCCCGCCGCCGGGCGGGGActcagccgccgccgcggcccagGAGCAGCAGCACGGCCTGCCCGACGGCGCTGTCAACATCGGCTGA